Proteins from a genomic interval of Gossypium hirsutum isolate 1008001.06 chromosome A09, Gossypium_hirsutum_v2.1, whole genome shotgun sequence:
- the LOC107888927 gene encoding cullin-1, whose translation MNERKTIDLEQGWEFMEKGITKLKNILEGLPEPQFSSEDYMMLYTTIYNMCTQKPPHDYSQQLYDKYRESFEEYITSTVLPSLREKHDEFMLRELVKRWSNHKVMVRWLSRFFHYLDRYFIARRSLPPLNEVGLTCFRELVYQELNAKVRDAVISLIDQEREGEQIDRALLKNVLYIFVEIGMGQMDYYENDFEATMLKDTAAYYSRKAANWIVDDSCPDYMLKSEECLKCEKDRVSHYLHSSSEPKLLEKVQHELLSVWETRLLDKEHSGCHALLRDDKVDDLSRMFRLFSKIPRGLDPISSIFKQHVTAEGTALVKQAEDAASTKKADKKDVVGMQEQVFVRKVIELHDKYLAYVNDCFQNHTLFHKALKEAFEVFCNKGVIGSSSAELLATFCDNILKKGGSEKLSDEAIEETLEKVVKLLAYISDKDLFAEFYRKKLARRLLFDKSANDDHERSILTKLKQQCGGQFTSKMEGMVTDLTLARENQASFEEYLSNNPNANPGIDLTVTVLTTGFWPSYKSFDLNLPAEMVKCVEVFRDFYQTKTKHRKLTWIYSLGTCNLIGKFEPKTMELIVTTYQASALLLFNSSDRLSYSEIMTQLNLTDADVIRLLHSLSCAKYKILNKEPSTKTISSTDHFEFNSKFTDKMRRIKIPLPPLDEKKKVIEDVDKDRRYAIDASIVRIMKSRKVLGHQQLVMECVEQLGRMFKPDFKAIKKRIEDLITRDYLERDKDNPNTFRYLA comes from the exons ATGAATGAGAGAAAGACGATTGATCTTGAACAAGGATGGGAGTTTATGGAAAAAGGAATTACAAAGTTGAAGAACATTTTAGAAGGCTTGCCAGAGCCGCAATTTAGCTCCGAGGATTATATGATGCTTTATAC AACAATTTACAATATGTGTACCCAAAAGCCTCCTCATGACTATTCTCAGCAGTTGTATGATAAGTATCGAGAATCCTTTGAAGAGTACATCACTTCAACA GTACTTCCTTCTTTACGAGAAAAGCATGATGAGTTTATGTTGAGAGAGCTGGTCAAAAGGTGGAGTAATCATAAAGTAATGGTTAGGTGGCTTTCTCGGTTCTTCCATTACCTTGATCGGTACTTTATTGCTCGGAGGTCACTACCTCCCCTTAATGAAGTTGGACTCACGTGTTTCCGAGAACTG GTTTACCAAGAGCTAAATGCAAAAGTGAGAGATGCTGTAATTTCTCTG ATCGATCAAGAACGTGAAGGTGAGCAGATTGATCGCGCTTTGTTGAAGAacgttttatatatatttgttgaaaTTGGAATGGGGCAAATGGATTACTATGAGAATGACTTTGAGGCTACTATGCTCAAAGATACTGCTGCCTACTACTCGAGGAAGGCTGCAAATTGGATCGTAGATGATTCTTGTCCAGATTACAtgttgaaa TCCGaggaatgtttaaaatgtgagaAGGATAGGGTCTCCCATTACTTGCATTCTAGTAGTGAGCCAAAACTGCTTGAG aaAGTTCAACATGAGTTGTTATCTGTATGGGAAACCCGACTTCTCGATAAAGAGCACTCCGGCTGTCATGCATTGCTCAGAGACGACAAG GTGGATGATTTGTCAAGAATGTTTAGACTCTTTTCTAAAATTCCTCGAGGCTTAGATCCCATATCAAGCATTTTCAAACAG CATGTTACTGCTGAAGGCACAGCTTTGGTCAAACAGGCTGAGGATGCTGCAAGCACCAAAAAG GCTGATAAAAAGGATGTCGTTGGCATGCAAGAGCAG GTTTTCGTGAGGAAAGTGATTGAGCTGCATGATAAGTACCTAGCCTATGTGAATGATTGTTTTCAAAATCATACTCTCTTTCACAAG GCTCTCAAGGAGGCTTTTGAAGTCTTTTGCAATAAGGGTGTTATTGGAAGCTCAAGTGCAGAGCTACTTGCCACTTTTTGTGATAATATTCTCAAGAAAGGTGGCAGTGAGAAATTGAGTGATGAAGCAATAGAAGAAACACTTGAAAAG GTTGTGAAGCTACTTGCTTATATTAGTGACAAAGACTTGTTTGCTGAATTCTATCG GAAAAAGCTTGCTCGAAGGCTTCTTTTTGACAAGAGTGCTAATGATGACCATGAGAGAAGTATATTAACAAAGCTGAAACAGCAATGTGGTGGTCAGTTCACCTCAAAAATGGAGGGAATG GTTACAGATTTGACATTGGCAAGGGAAAACCAGGCAAGTTTTGAGGAGTACTTGAGCAATAATCCGAACGCAAATCCAGGGATTGACTTGACAGTAACTGTTTTGACTACTGGATTTTGGCCAAGTTACAAGTCTTTTGATCTCAATCTTCCTGCTGAGATG GTCAAGTGTGTTGAAGTTTTCCGGGACTTCTACCAGACAAAAACCAAACACCGCAAACTTACTTGGATATATTCTTTGGGCACTTGTAATCTTATTGGGAAGTTTGAACCAAAGACGATGGAGTTGATTGTCACAACATATCAG GCCTCTGCCTTATTGCTGTTCAACTCCTCAGATCGCCTGAGCTATTCCGAGATCATGACACAATTGAACTTAACGGATGCTGACGTAATTAGACTTTTGCATTCGTTATCTTGTGCAAAGTATAAAATCCTTAACAAGGAGCCAAGCACAAAAACCATCTCTTCCACTGATCATTTTGAATTCAACTCCAAGTTTACTGATAAAATGAGGAGGATCAAG ATTCCTCTTCCCCCTCTGGATGAGAAGAAGAAAGTAATCGAAGATGTTGACAAGGATCGACGATATGCCATTGATGCCTCAATTGTACGTATCATGAAGAGTCGGAAAGTTCTGGGTCACCAGCAGTTGGTTATGGAGTGTGTTGAGCAATTGGGCCGCATGTTCAAG CCGGACTTCAAGGCCATTAAAAAGCGAATAGAAGACCTGATTACTCGAGACTATCTTGAGAGGGACAAAGATAACCCCAATACATT